In a genomic window of Microbispora sp. ZYX-F-249:
- a CDS encoding cupin domain-containing protein, with product MTYPPPSYHGEAGEPSASYRRPDATPELDYPSGTTVHYLATGATTNGQFGLYRWDMGPEPSGPAAHFHRSISESFYILSGTVRIYDGRRWIDTGPGDFVHVPEGGVHAFRNESGEPASMLLHFAPGAPREGYFEGLLTLASMSEEEKAEFYLRHDTFWL from the coding sequence TTGACATACCCGCCGCCGTCCTACCACGGTGAAGCCGGCGAGCCGTCGGCGTCGTACCGGCGCCCGGACGCGACGCCCGAGCTGGATTACCCGAGCGGCACCACGGTGCACTACCTGGCGACGGGCGCGACGACCAACGGGCAGTTCGGGCTCTACCGCTGGGACATGGGACCGGAGCCGAGCGGACCTGCGGCGCACTTCCACCGGTCGATCTCCGAATCGTTCTACATCCTCTCCGGCACGGTGCGGATCTACGACGGGCGGCGCTGGATCGACACCGGACCCGGCGACTTCGTACACGTCCCGGAGGGCGGCGTGCACGCGTTCCGCAACGAGTCGGGAGAGCCGGCGTCGATGCTGCTGCACTTCGCGCCCGGCGCGCCGCGCGAGGGGTACTTCGAGGGACTGCTCACGCTCGCGAGCATGAGCGAAGAGGAGAAGGCGGAGTTCTACCTCCGCCACGACACCTTCTGGCTCTGA
- a CDS encoding HGxxPAAW family protein produces MSAIHDDVDLGHTVAGWTGCVVVLCGCATTGAGVCAASPLGVWLGIGVIALGGLVTWALHVAGWGKPSGPRPPEQWDWRTRDPMKGHGDCLACRLAGRLAGRAGRRDRAPAVMSGAPVAPDTLVAPPSSSRAPAPLPSPEEPLSPALAER; encoded by the coding sequence ATGAGTGCGATCCACGACGACGTCGATCTGGGGCACACGGTCGCGGGCTGGACCGGCTGCGTCGTCGTGCTGTGCGGCTGCGCGACGACGGGGGCGGGGGTGTGCGCCGCCTCGCCCCTCGGCGTCTGGCTCGGCATCGGCGTGATCGCCCTGGGCGGCCTGGTCACCTGGGCGCTGCACGTTGCGGGCTGGGGCAAGCCCAGCGGCCCCCGGCCTCCGGAGCAGTGGGACTGGCGGACGAGGGACCCGATGAAGGGCCACGGCGACTGTCTCGCCTGCCGTCTCGCGGGCCGTCTCGCGGGCCGCGCCGGTCGCCGGGACCGCGCTCCCGCCGTCATGTCGGGCGCCCCCGTCGCACCGGACACCCTTGTAGCACCGCCGTCGTCGTCGCGCGCGCCTGCGCCTCTGCCTTCGCCGGAGGAGCCGCTCTCCCCCGCGCTCGCCGAGCGATGA
- a CDS encoding MarR family winged helix-turn-helix transcriptional regulator — translation MDGKPRPEATPEQALAGMDQLIALSLVGQHDIARRLGLNVTDVTCLGFILAAGDDPISAGALAEQAGLTTGAVTGVLNRLERAGYAHRQPDPADRRRVRVVADEAAVTTAAAVYEPFYRRLNDLFADYTPAEVAVLSDWFTRAGDLMRAYLEEIRHDQLAAMPRARRTRSR, via the coding sequence ATGGACGGCAAGCCGCGTCCGGAGGCGACGCCCGAGCAGGCCCTGGCCGGCATGGATCAGCTGATCGCACTCAGCCTGGTCGGGCAGCACGACATCGCCCGGCGGCTCGGACTGAACGTCACCGATGTCACCTGCCTGGGCTTCATCCTGGCGGCGGGGGACGACCCGATCAGCGCGGGCGCGCTCGCCGAGCAGGCCGGCCTGACCACGGGCGCGGTGACCGGGGTGCTGAACCGCCTCGAACGGGCCGGGTACGCGCACCGGCAACCCGACCCCGCCGACCGCCGCCGCGTGCGCGTCGTCGCCGACGAGGCCGCGGTCACCACCGCGGCGGCCGTCTACGAGCCGTTCTACCGGCGGTTGAACGACCTGTTCGCCGACTACACGCCCGCGGAGGTCGCCGTGCTGTCCGACTGGTTCACCCGCGCCGGCGACCTCATGCGGGCCTACTTGGAGGAGATCCGCCACGACCAGCTCGCCGCCATGCCCCGCGCCCGGCGCACGCGGAGCCGTTGA
- the dhaM gene encoding dihydroxyacetone kinase phosphoryl donor subunit DhaM, translating to MVGIVLISHSSGLAEEVAALARQIGGAQVPLAAAGGTEDGGLGTSPDRVTAAIEEVDRGDGVVLIPDLGSSVLTARLLESPGDVVVADVPFVEGAISAVVAAGGGASLDGVLAAAEEAWQVRKL from the coding sequence ATGGTCGGCATCGTACTCATCTCACACAGCAGCGGCCTCGCCGAGGAGGTGGCCGCGCTGGCCAGGCAGATCGGCGGCGCGCAGGTGCCGCTGGCGGCGGCGGGCGGCACCGAGGACGGCGGCCTCGGCACCAGTCCCGACCGGGTGACCGCCGCCATCGAGGAGGTGGACCGGGGGGACGGCGTCGTGCTGATCCCCGACCTCGGCAGCTCGGTGCTCACCGCCCGGCTGCTGGAGTCCCCGGGTGACGTCGTGGTCGCCGACGTGCCGTTCGTGGAGGGCGCCATCTCCGCGGTCGTCGCGGCGGGCGGCGGGGCCTCGCTGGACGGTGTGCTGGCGGCGGCGGAGGAGGCGTGGCAGGTCCGCAAGCTCTGA
- the dhaL gene encoding dihydroxyacetone kinase subunit DhaL produces the protein MNTDFFAAWIDEIAAAVRARRDHLTQLDAAIGDADHGANLDRGFTAVREALAGASPHTPGALLVLVGSTLIRKVGGASGPLYGTAFREMGKAFGEAAEVSPAELSTALDAALSGVRRLGAAAEGDKTMVDALAPAARALAQAVRDGLKAEEALEATAAAAEQGAEATIPLQARKGRASYLGPRSIGHEDPGAASTALLFGALRAAASR, from the coding sequence GTGAACACCGACTTCTTCGCCGCCTGGATCGACGAGATCGCCGCCGCCGTGCGGGCGCGGCGCGACCACCTCACCCAGCTGGACGCCGCGATCGGCGACGCCGACCACGGCGCCAACCTCGACCGCGGATTCACCGCCGTGCGGGAGGCGCTGGCCGGCGCCTCCCCGCACACCCCGGGCGCGCTCCTCGTCCTCGTCGGCTCCACGCTCATCCGCAAGGTCGGCGGGGCCTCCGGCCCTCTGTACGGCACCGCCTTCCGGGAGATGGGCAAGGCGTTCGGCGAGGCCGCCGAGGTCTCGCCGGCCGAGCTGAGCACCGCGCTGGACGCGGCCCTGTCCGGCGTCCGGCGCCTCGGAGCCGCCGCCGAGGGCGACAAGACCATGGTCGACGCCCTCGCCCCGGCCGCCAGGGCACTGGCTCAGGCCGTACGGGACGGGCTGAAGGCGGAGGAGGCCCTGGAGGCGACGGCCGCCGCGGCCGAGCAGGGGGCCGAGGCGACGATTCCGTTGCAGGCGCGCAAGGGGCGGGCCAGCTATCTGGGGCCGCGCAGCATCGGGCACGAGGACCCGGGCGCGGCCTCGACGGCTCTCCTGTTCGGCGCCCTCAGGGCCGCCGCCTCCCGATGA